The Coffea arabica cultivar ET-39 chromosome 2c, Coffea Arabica ET-39 HiFi, whole genome shotgun sequence genome includes the window AATACTTGGAAGTTTTGAACATAGTACTGTTGTATTTGGTGAAAATGTTGCGTGAATGCTTAAGTTGGAACGTGTTACTAATTTCAGCTAGATgtctttcatgattttcattttatttctttgtttaTCTTTCACATAAAGTTTTTAACATCAATTTATTGCCAAATGGGGCTGAACCAGGACTATTTTGATGTCATTGATACGCCTATGGATTTTGGCACCATATGCAGTAATCTCGAAAGTGGTATCAAGTACATGAACTCTGAGGATGTCTACAGAGATGTGCAGTATATATGGGATAATTGCTACAAGTACAATAATAAAGGTGATTACATTTTGGAGCTCATGAAACGGGTGAAGAAGAACTTCATGAAACATTGGACTGCAGCTGGCTTATACAGCGATCATGCAGAGGGAACCAATGGTAAGATTTATTTTATCTAAGGGGCCGTTTGGTTTAAGGATATTGGAATCAAGATTTGAAATAATGCCGATTTTCAGTGTTTGGATATAGGTATGGGTTTGAGATTTTGGAATGAATTCCAAAAATCGGGCAACTCTCCATTTCTGACCAAATTGAGAGGTTTTGTGAATTCCCTTTATTTAATTCCAAAGCAGATTTATTAAACATTTTCCACATTCACACTTGAACGACCCAATCGCTAGCACTCTTTGCTTTCCTCCCCCACCACTGACAACCCTTCTCCTTCCACTTCCCAATCTACTAGGCCCGTTGCTCTTTGTCATTCCAGCCCCACTCCTCCATCCCTTTCCACCACCATAGCCCGCAAGGCCCTAGGAATATGGGAGAAACTTCTATTTCACAAAAGTATTTCATCCTGATTGGCTTTGGCATGTGATGAACTTTTTCTGTTTTCTGGTTATTAGTCTCCCTAGGACCGTTGTTGATTTTTTAGACTGAAGTGGTAGCGCTAACGGACATGTAACTGGTGGAGTGATTGCTGCAACCTCCCTCTTTCACTTCTCTCCCATGGTGAAATCCCTTcagctatttttatttttgtttttttctgttGAATCCTATTCGTCTTTGCTATAAATCAGGTCTGTTGATTTTGAAGTTTCATGAAAATTGATCAATTGTCCAAGTGATTTTGAGTTccaagaaaattcatcaatgGTCAATGGGTTAAGTGCTGCAATAATGTGTAAAAGAGGAACGAAGAAGAaaagttaaaaatataaaagaaattaaaagtacAATTAAATAATAGACAATTTAATGTAATACCCATTCCTTGTTAATATTTACCAAACATATGTTGTTGTAATGATACCTTTGACCAAAACCCATactaatttttgagatattattccaattacaattccaattccaaCCAAACGCCGagtaagcattttattttttgacttcGTTGTGAAAGAATACTATGTGTCTTATTTCTTGATTATATCTCATCTCTATGCTTGTGTATTGGGGTTCAGCTGTCTATTGACAATATTAGAGAACCTTTAGATGTGCTTCTGTTTATTGACAAGGAACATACTGCTGTTGGTATTGCTGATATGGTTCAGTTCTTTGATACACAAATCGGACCCTTCAGTTTCTTCCGTATGATTGTTTTGTATTCTGTTTGCTTAGTTCTTACACTGAATGGTTCTACATATTATAGTTTGTTTCAGTATTGGTAATTGCTGTTAGAATTGTGCAAGTACAAAAGTGAATCATAGGTTGTTTCCGGTTGAAAGTAATGGTAATGCTTAAAAAGATTATACATAAAGGTTTGAGCATAGCTCAGAAATCATTTGTTCAGTCTGTTCTTACCTACTTGCTGCAAACAAATTCAAAATATACTTTTTAATACCTTTCTTCTTGCAGGCAGTGATACAATTCAAGCAATGGATGTGACTCCTTCCATTCACGGAAAGATGCCTGTAAAAAATGGTGCCTTGAACGCTGCATCAAAGAAGCGCCATGGGTATGTTTCTGCAGGTTATCTTGTATGAATTTGAACTACATTTTGGTTTCTGTTGACCCCTACATGATTAAATAACTGACATATCAAAATAGGAACCTGAGAGCTTATTGGCCTGTTTGTTCTGAAACTAAATGGTTGATGATCATTTTGAGTGTTTTTGCTAATTGTCTGCAGATATGCTAGTATTAAACCATTTAGCATGGACTGATATCACTATTTGAAGAGAGACACATAGTTCAATGTGTTATTGGTTCTTCtgtctctccctttctctctgtcaatttatgattattttggTTTATCTAGATTGACATGTCCCTTGATTCTGCTGCACTATATTGTTTGATGAGATTTTTGTTCTTCACTTACTATTAACAAGCAATGAATTCCTTGTGCCCTTTCTTTGTTCGTTGTTATTTTGGAATAAAACTATGAATATAGACAAGTATTATAGAAAGGACTAAGAAGTGCAAAAATGCTGGAAACTGGTTTAGAAGTctcaaattaaaataaaatgataaagaCAGAGTAGAACACAGAGACAACTAGGTAGAATTAATTATAAATTGGGGAGTGAAGTCTTTATTACTCATTGTGCATAGGTATTATACAGGAAAGAAAAGGTTCTCTTGCTTATTGATGCAATTTTTTGTTAGTTTCAATTTCATTAACCACTTTGAATTTGAAGTACAAGATTTTTTTCAGGCATTACTAGCTTAGTCACTCGTCGGTGGTGAGCTTCGCTTGTAATCCTTTTGTAGCTATTTTGAGTTGATGTGATTTTACAACGTATTCCAGTCTTAAAAAGCACAAGGACGGTTGTCTTTGTGCTATCTGTGTAATGATGCGGCGCAGACAGGAGCGCGAGGAGACTTCTCGAACGTTGGATGATCAGTTTGATGCTGGTGATGGTTATATGGATGAAGAGTTTAAGCCAGAGGTATATTTATTCATCGCCTTTGTTCAGTGCTTTTTGGTTAAATGTTTAGAAAGTCATAACTAGACCACCTCTGTGTCGGATTTTTGAAAAAcagcttcttcttttttttttctatgacCTGAGTTTTAGGAACTGCTGGTAGCTAAAGCTCTATATTGACTTTAGCAAGCACCACAGTTCACTCTATCTTGAACAATGTTCTTGCTTAAGCGATCTGCTGTTAGACGTATGTTTGATTCTCCATCCTTTGTTAATGTTTGCTCTACTTGTTTGTGGCCATAGCTTCGTCAGTTTCCTTTTGCTCATGCTAAGTGGTGTCTCCACAGGTCTTCTTTGAACATCTTTGCTTAGGCTTCTTTCACCTTTTTTCAGTTGATGCTACTGATACTTTTGTATTCTAAATCAGTAGAGACATCAGACATGAAAGCATGCACTATTTGTCCAAATAAATTGGATGACCAGTAGCTAAGTGTAGAGTTCTTGGTGGTTGTCCCTGGTCTATTGTGGAGATGGGTGGATGGGTGAGGTTATGGGGCTTTGAATTGTGTTCCGCTGAACTTGTGGGACAAGCTAACTATTTGGCTTTACAGgggattttggttgaaatttctgATAGTAATCAAATGTCGTATCTGTTAGTTTACAGTCTGCTGAGCTTATCTGTTTTATGAGTCGTGGTCCCTAGGGGAGGTCACAGCAACTGTGTAGAACACATAAGAACCATCAGGAGCATTATTCTGTATCTTATACCATGTCATAATTATGTTATCTTCTGGTTTGAAGGAAGCTTCACCTACAGGAAGTCCTGGTGGAGATTATTCTTTAGCAAATATGGACAATTCACAAGAACAGGTTGCCGATGCTGACCTTGAAGAGAAAGGAGATGAAATGAAGTTGCAGGATACTGAAAATATATCACAACAGCAAGAGGACAAGCCTGAGGATGACAAGGAGAATTTATTGACAgatgaaggaaaagaagaaggtgaaatttgtgagcAGTTGGATCAGAGATCTAAAGACGAGCATGATGCACAAAACCATCCACCAAATCTGGAGTCAGGTGATGACTTGTCAAATAAAGCCAGCAGGGAGAAAACACCTCTACAGCATGAAGATAATACTGCAGCAATTGAGCAACGGAAGACTAAGGTGAGAAATTGACTATATCTGCTCGATAGGCTCAATACTAAGAGGTTGGTTATTAATCTTTAAAATGTAGTCAATTGAATATTGTAAGAGAAgcaaaatagaaaaatgaaagaaaaggcaTTTGTAGCTCCTATTGCATACTTAAACAAAACATTTAAGTTGAAATTCCGTACATTTGGTCACCACTAAAGAAAACTATGAGCTACACAGATCTCTGTTTACTTTGTCAACTTATATTCAGTCAATGTATTTAAAGACTCTTTACAAGCATAGAGGACAATACCTTTTGTTTGCCTTGTAGATATGAACAACACACTTGTTCTGTCCAGGTATATGGCTAGCAGAATTGTTTCATGACCCATTGTTGTCGCTAATGGTTTTTGGCTTGAAAACTGATATGCTTTAAAATTTCCAGCACACTTTTGTCGCTCAATATGTCACCAAAAAATGACACGATTATTAAATTTTGCGCCTCACTCCTTGGTAAATTGGAGATTATTCTAACTCTGGGATATGGCGCTTATTGTTCACAGGAGTTGCTGGACAAGAATCAAAGAGCTAAAATGTATGAGAGACTCCGTTATTTGGAAAATCCCATGCTTTTTGAGTTATGCGGCACCCTTTTTGATGATAAGAATAAATCTGTTTGGACGGGACCGCATTCTCTTGTTCATCAGGAGCGTTTTCCTCGCAAGAGCTCCATTCTTGCAGCTATTACTTCATTTATGAAGTAGCAAGTAGCTGCGGACATCGTTTCAGCAATTCAAGGAGCAAATCAAAACTATGAGTGCGTCTTTTCTTGGCTTTCAAATTTACACCAGGACCAAGGAGTTAATGGTTGCTTGAGGAATCTTTGATGTTTCATGACATGTTGAACGGCGAAGTgcttttatgtgatttattCCATCGCAGTACCCCCACTCCTTGCCTCCGAACTGTCTTCTACTCTTTGTTCCTCTTTGGATGGTGAAAAGATGTTTGGAAAATCGAATGCAGTCAGTCACCTGATCACCTCTGCGGTTTGAATTGATGGTGCGTTAGCCCTAGCATCAACAGGCAACAGAGCTGCAGAAGTTTTATCTCATTTTAATCAACTAAGTTCTGGCTACATAAAGGTCCTCAGGCACGACATAGTGAGCATGTTTGGTAACAACCAGAGAATATCGCTACTACTAATATAAATGAAAAAGGACAAAATCTATGCATCTTGCATGAGCTAACAAAATTAATAGAGTAATTTGCGGCTCCTTTCACAATTTAAATCAAGACACAAAAGATGCTATTCTTGTTTGCTTCATAAAGTCGGACAACTCTCAATACCCCTTCTCAGTCTATCCTAAGAGAGACACAAAATGAGTGTTGTATACCCAGGAAGCAGAACTCTTCACGGCTTCTGGTAAAACATGAAGTTAGTGGCTGCCACTTAATGAGTATATCAAACACACAATGCAATGTCATCTAAGCAGCAGCATGAGAATTGAAACAATCGGGTGTTATGCAAGCAAATGATGAATTGGTGcagaaaaatcatcatgaaACAGAGTCCTTCCTTGGAGATGACCAATTCACATATCTGAAGCCAGATCGAACTTAACATGTCCAAGGTAGAGTCCACATGCTGGGGCCATCGGACTTGCTGCAGCTACTGTCTTTGCTTTCAGAATGCGTTCCACTGAAATGAAGCATGGCATGACAAATAAATCCAGAAAATTTACTAAATAAACATAGACAATACCGTCATTTACTGTTAATACCGTCATTTACTGTTAAGTTTCCCGTTCCAACAGATTTGAGAACACCAACCAGCAACCTAACCTGTTCAAAAGCTTTAACTTCAGAACACTGGGGCGTTTGAATTGTCACTAGTAGTAGACACATATTATTGATGAGAGACCGACACAAACTGGGATTGAATACAGTAAGAATGGTGACCCCAACCTGGTGGTACAGGAAAGAACGTGCTCGTGCAGTTACCACAAAGCAACGATGCTGTTTTCTCATGCCAAATGTTGGAATAGGCTCAACTTGAGAGGTGATTGTTGAAGAAACATGTGAAACCTCAGATTCTGATTTCAGGGAGGTTGCAAAAGAATCTTCTACTAAATAATTGCTCTGTTCTCTCTCTTTGATAGAAGGGAAAGATAGAGGTGAAACAACCTCAGTAACATTCAATTCATCCAAAGATCTGATTGGCGACTTTGCCTGACAAACAACCAACATCATAAAAACAAGATAAAAGGCACCTTGCAGATAAGTTTTGTATCATGGATGATTCTGAATGTCTTAAACCTACAGTTCCTGCTTTTCTCGAGCCATGCTGTCGGAAACTTTCAAGAGTGCTTTCTAAGTAAGTTTCCAATCCAAACCAAATTTTGTCAGAAGCTTCCAAGAATGCTTTGTAAGTAAATTTCCAAACCAGACCAAAAAAGATAATTTTTTTATCCATTTCAAAGgcatttcaactttttttttggcatcTGAACCATGAGCTTTAGAACTAGAAACTGATCAAGTATTACAcggaactttgtaaaataacATAACTGAGCAGTCAGACGATATAATCTGAGGTGCCATATGGTTAACCTCGTAGATGAAGGCCAGAGGCATCATATGGCCAGAGACACTGCAAAATGTAAAGTGATGATAGCTATCTAGGATATAAACAACAAACCTGACATGCAGCAGCCCTGAAAGAACTGAAATCATGACGTCCAACTAAAACTTGGCATGCCTTCTGAATTAAGATCAAAGTGAAACAATCTTTAGCCATCAAGGTATACAGCAAAAATCAAactcagaaaaaaaaatcatcaaaaaaatcaGGTCCAACCTGCATAGATAGAAGGTCTAGTTCGTCCGCAACATGCCAAGCACGGTCTTTTTCAAATGTTGACAAAGGTTCGGGACCAGACAGTAATCGATAGAAGTACCTAATGAAGATTTCGAGACAATTTAAAACTCACTACAAACTAAATACAAGCTTTGCTTGTCTCCAAACATTAAGTCCAAATGTTGGCAACCAATGCTAAAGTAGGTAGGAATGTAAGAGGAAATAGCGAGAGTACATAGTCAAATATTCCAGTACACTATTCACACTATAAGCATTAAGTGTTAAATCTGACTGCCAAAATCATGAGAAATGTTAACATAGCATACATAATTTTAGTCGCAATCTTTGTGAATAAATACAAAGCACATAGCTATATTTTGATTATCATTTGCAGCATAGTCTATAACAGTTCAAAACACACAAGAATCCTCTCTGCTTCCAAGGTACGCATATTCTAGAGCATTTGGACTAGCTACACCTTCATATTTTAACTGAATCCTATTCAACGCAGAGATTCAGAACTCTATGAATTGCTGATTCATACATGAAAGATCATGCATACAGTTCCCACAATCCATGTAAAGAAGAATTCTTATACCATATATAGCAGCATCAATATCAAAGTTTGGAACTGTTGATACCTACGTGCGTTCTTGAGCTTTGTATCTAGAATGAAAATCAGATGGAACACTCTGAACATCAATGACCATGATATCACCCTCATTCTTCTGGAGCAAAGCAAAGAGCAAAATATGTCATCATTTCCTTCAATTAAGGGCATTGGACATGATGCGTGAAGAACTAAATTACAGCCCTAACTTCCACTGCAACACGGGACAATGAAGATCCATTTTCAAGATTAGTTCCAGAAAAGCTAAGATGCTCAAGCACCAGTAAACAGAAAATTATGCAAATTTGACACTGTAAATAGCAGCATTTCTCAACCAAAGCAATTATACAAGGGGCTTGTGCAAAAGTTTTCTGCCAGCTATATCAAAATAGAGGCTGAAATTCTTCATTGTCTTTATACAGTAGTTGACACCATGATCCTTTCAGAGCTCGAAAGAGTCACAAGGGGACAGCAGTTTTCATGCATAGCTAAAATGGCTGCACACAGAACTGATAGGGAAGGGGAATAAAAGGAGTATTAAGGGTTTAATCTCATTTGACAATATATTTTTACCCGGGGCATCAGGAATGATGTGTAAG containing:
- the LOC113728767 gene encoding uncharacterized protein isoform X1; translated protein: MKRRRKGGKKGKAKKPRTLSTNEVAQSLVTSNTEDNPVMNELDNDEFDSGPEAESPSSTGADLPEKPPIVDEKPKTLNPGHPNDDTKPKLVYGRVKVKIKASKALDLQLTSSDAPTHSDTEKSGQQVEVENQGAPSEKMEDSANSLPESNIGNSGNSSKRSGSIKLKSSRGFSSSSMSPCSNVEMMKGESTQQKEPGVLRPNPQHDKQELDASLEVIKKVMKMEAAEPFNVPVNPVALGVPDYFDVIDTPMDFGTICSNLESGIKYMNSEDVYRDVQYIWDNCYKYNNKGDYILELMKRVKKNFMKHWTAAGLYSDHAEGTNGSDTIQAMDVTPSIHGKMPVKNGALNAASKKRHGLKKHKDGCLCAICVMMRRRQEREETSRTLDDQFDAGDGYMDEEFKPEEASPTGSPGGDYSLANMDNSQEQVADADLEEKGDEMKLQDTENISQQQEDKPEDDKENLLTDEGKEEGEICEQLDQRSKDEHDAQNHPPNLESGDDLSNKASREKTPLQHEDNTAAIEQRKTKELLDKNQRAKMYERLRYLENPMLFELCGTLFDDKNKSVWTGPHSLVHQERFPRKSSILAAITSFMK
- the LOC113728767 gene encoding uncharacterized protein isoform X2, translating into MKRRRKGGKKGKAKKPRTLSTNEVAQSLVTSNTEDNPVMNELDNDEFDSGPEAESPSSTGADLPEKPPIVDEKPKTLNPGHPNDDTKPKLVYGRVKVKIKASKALDLQLTSSDAPTHSDTEKSGQQVEVENQGAPSEKMEDSANSLPESNIGNSGNSSKRSGSIKLKSSRGFSSSSMSPCSNVEMMKGESTQQKEPGVLRPNPQHDKQELDASLEVIKKVMKMEAAEPFNVPVNPVALGVPDYFDVIDTPMDFGTICSNLESGIKYMNSEDVYRDVQYIWDNCYKYNNKGDYILELMKRVKKNFMKHWTAAGLYSDHAEGTNGSDTIQAMDVTPSIHGKMPVKNGALNAASKKRHGQEREETSRTLDDQFDAGDGYMDEEFKPEEASPTGSPGGDYSLANMDNSQEQVADADLEEKGDEMKLQDTENISQQQEDKPEDDKENLLTDEGKEEGEICEQLDQRSKDEHDAQNHPPNLESGDDLSNKASREKTPLQHEDNTAAIEQRKTKELLDKNQRAKMYERLRYLENPMLFELCGTLFDDKNKSVWTGPHSLVHQERFPRKSSILAAITSFMK
- the LOC140035200 gene encoding uncharacterized protein, producing the protein MSADQSRQSLNRRPGNHSPERPQKIARVNPIGESGCEEEENQRKGPIVTETKMNPNPRVQRYLIAIEYIGTRFAGAQQQSNCRTVVGVLEEAFHKFIGQPVSIFCSSRTDAGVHALSNVCHVDVERISKRKPGETLPPHEPAVVKKAVNHFLQKNEGDIMVIDVQSVPSDFHSRYKAQERTYFYRLLSGPEPLSTFEKDRAWHVADELDLLSMQKACQVLVGRHDFSSFRAAACQAKSPIRSLDELNVTEVVSPLSFPSIKEREQSNYLVEDSFATSLKSESEVSHVSSTITSQVEPIPTFGMRKQHRCFVVTARARSFLYHQVRLLVGVLKSVGTGNLTVNDVERILKAKTVAAASPMAPACGLYLGHVKFDLASDM